The following are encoded in a window of Miltoncostaea marina genomic DNA:
- a CDS encoding SCO family protein, protein MRLLPPLAALLGAVALAAGCGSDTGGDGAAAGPATTAAHGHAATAPEGGIVEPRRQAPALRLRDVDGELVDIRDLRGDPVLVTFVYATCPDVCPLIMESLRRARREAGALGRRTRVLAVSVDPEGDTPAVVRAFLRARGVDGFVDYLVADRPALEAVWSRWNVATDVPADDPALIEHTALIYGVSASGELVTAYPVGFDAAAVARDLRLLART, encoded by the coding sequence ATGCGCCTTCTCCCCCCGCTCGCCGCCCTGCTCGGCGCCGTCGCGCTGGCCGCCGGCTGCGGGTCGGACACGGGCGGCGACGGCGCCGCCGCCGGGCCGGCCACGACGGCCGCCCACGGCCACGCCGCCACCGCGCCCGAGGGCGGCATCGTGGAGCCCCGCCGCCAGGCGCCGGCGCTGCGGCTGCGCGACGTCGACGGCGAGCTGGTCGACATCCGCGACCTGCGCGGCGACCCCGTGCTGGTCACGTTCGTCTACGCCACCTGCCCGGACGTCTGCCCGCTCATCATGGAGAGCCTCAGGCGGGCGCGGCGCGAGGCCGGCGCGCTCGGCCGGCGCACCCGGGTGCTCGCGGTGTCGGTCGACCCCGAGGGCGACACGCCGGCCGTGGTGCGCGCGTTCCTGCGCGCGCGGGGCGTCGACGGCTTCGTCGATTACCTGGTGGCCGACCGGCCCGCCCTCGAGGCGGTCTGGAGCCGCTGGAACGTCGCCACCGACGTGCCCGCCGACGACCCGGCGCTCATCGAGCACACCGCCCTGATCTACGGCGTCAGCGCCTCGGGCGAGCTGGTCACCGCGTACCCGGTGGGCTTCGACGCCGCGGCCGTCGCGCGCGACCTGCGACTGCTGGCCCGGACGTAG